Proteins encoded together in one Coriobacteriia bacterium window:
- a CDS encoding aldo/keto reductase, translating into MPRLGFGTYKSPMGEVEHAVEFALRGGYRSVDTASLYGNEEGVGAGIRASGVPRDELFVTTKVWNDEQGFDGTREALARSLERLGLGYLDLYLVHWPVQQHLAGTWRAMESLLAEGRTRAIGVCNFLPHHLDALLAIAEVPPAVDQVEFHPWLQQPGLQAYLTEHDMTLEAWAPLMKGRIGEEPIIVDIAARHGVSPAQVAVRWILQLGYVTIPKSVHDERIQTNRDVFGFELTDDDMVAIAGADRGFRLGPDPDVYAW; encoded by the coding sequence ATGCCGCGACTCGGCTTCGGCACCTATAAGTCCCCGATGGGCGAAGTCGAGCACGCGGTGGAGTTCGCCCTGCGCGGCGGCTATCGCAGCGTGGACACCGCGTCGCTCTACGGCAACGAGGAGGGTGTAGGCGCGGGAATCCGGGCAAGCGGGGTGCCGCGCGACGAGCTCTTCGTGACCACGAAGGTCTGGAACGACGAGCAGGGTTTCGACGGGACGCGTGAGGCGCTGGCACGCTCGCTTGAGCGTCTGGGGCTCGGGTACCTGGACCTCTACCTCGTGCACTGGCCCGTCCAGCAGCACCTTGCGGGGACCTGGCGCGCGATGGAGTCGCTGCTGGCTGAGGGGCGCACCCGGGCCATCGGCGTGTGCAACTTCCTGCCGCACCACCTGGATGCACTGCTCGCCATTGCTGAGGTCCCGCCGGCCGTCGACCAGGTCGAGTTCCACCCGTGGCTCCAGCAGCCGGGACTACAGGCGTACCTCACAGAGCACGACATGACTCTCGAGGCGTGGGCGCCGCTGATGAAGGGCCGCATCGGCGAGGAGCCGATCATCGTCGACATCGCCGCGCGGCATGGCGTCTCTCCGGCCCAAGTCGCGGTGCGATGGATTCTTCAGCTCGGCTACGTCACGATTCCGAAGTCCGTGCACGACGAGCGGATCCAGACGAATCGCGACGTCTTCGGATTCGAGCTCACCGACGATGACATGGTGGCAATCGCCGGGGCGGACCGGGGCTTTCGCCTCGGCCCGGATCCCGACGTGTACGCCTGGTGA
- the hisG gene encoding ATP phosphoribosyltransferase — translation MLSLALPKGSLEEQTLLLFSQADIAIKKSSREYNPTCEDPRIDRVKILRPQEIPVYVQQGFFDLGISGHDWVRESGADVVEVAELPYAKTGTGVVNMVLAVPQESAIATARDIPAGSRITTEFPKATKEFFDDLGIDVEVHFSYGATEAKVPEMMDALVDLTETGSTLRRNGLKIVDTILTSTTRLVASHEAWADPVRRREIEEIRTLLLGVIEARGRVLLSLNVAHEKLEDVIAVLPAMKRPTVSKLYGSEDYEITTVADKCDVNVLIPRLKAAGAEDILEMPISKIVR, via the coding sequence ATGCTGTCACTCGCCCTGCCGAAGGGCTCGCTTGAAGAGCAGACGCTGCTGTTGTTCAGCCAGGCCGACATCGCCATCAAGAAGTCCAGCCGCGAGTACAACCCCACCTGCGAGGATCCGCGCATCGACCGCGTGAAGATCCTGCGGCCGCAGGAGATCCCTGTCTACGTGCAGCAGGGTTTCTTCGACCTCGGCATCTCCGGGCACGACTGGGTGCGCGAGAGCGGCGCCGACGTGGTCGAGGTGGCCGAGCTGCCGTACGCCAAGACGGGGACCGGCGTGGTGAACATGGTGTTGGCCGTCCCCCAGGAGTCGGCCATCGCCACGGCGCGTGACATCCCCGCAGGAAGTCGCATCACCACCGAGTTTCCCAAGGCCACGAAGGAGTTCTTCGACGACCTGGGCATCGATGTCGAGGTGCACTTCAGCTACGGGGCTACCGAGGCCAAGGTCCCCGAGATGATGGATGCGCTCGTCGACCTGACCGAGACCGGCTCGACGCTGCGCCGTAACGGGCTCAAGATCGTCGACACGATTCTCACGTCGACGACGCGTCTCGTTGCCAGTCACGAGGCGTGGGCGGATCCGGTGAGGCGCCGCGAGATCGAGGAGATCCGCACGCTGCTGCTGGGTGTGATCGAGGCGCGTGGGCGCGTGCTGCTCTCGCTCAACGTGGCACACGAGAAGCTCGAGGACGTCATCGCGGTGCTGCCGGCGATGAAGCGCCCCACCGTGAGCAAGCTCTACGGCTCCGAGGACTACGAGATCACGACGGTTGCCGACAAGTGCGACGTCAACGTCCTCATCCCGCGCCTGAAGGCCGCCGGCGCCGAGGACATCCTTGAGATGCCCATCAGCAAGATCGTCAGGTAG
- a CDS encoding Txe/YoeB family addiction module toxin translates to MKVVFDDSAWEDYLFWQKTDRAIVRRINALIEDIRRTPFQGVGKPEALRHALSGYWSRRITAEHRIVYRIQDDAILVAQLRYHY, encoded by the coding sequence GTGAAGGTCGTCTTCGACGATTCCGCGTGGGAGGACTATCTCTTCTGGCAGAAGACCGATCGAGCGATCGTCCGACGCATCAATGCACTTATCGAGGATATCCGGCGTACGCCGTTTCAGGGGGTGGGTAAGCCGGAGGCGCTCAGGCATGCGCTGTCAGGCTACTGGTCGCGCCGTATCACCGCTGAGCACCGCATCGTGTACCGGATCCAGGATGACGCGATTCTGGTCGCTCAGCTGCGCTACCATTACTGA
- a CDS encoding LysR substrate-binding domain-containing protein: MLNVNRLKMLRDVAARGTIAAAAEGLLMSSSAVSQQMAVLEREAGVPLLERHGRGVRLTDAGVRLVHNTERVLAALEQAEADLVDSSRGIVGHLRVSAFPSAARTVLVPALVEIGAAHPNLRISMVDLEPEEAIPALKSRAVDVALTYEWDLLPTLEDEGVEREQLFGERVYLALPVAHPAAASSQPVALATLAETEWIVGRDSTSMLEFVQSATRRVGFEPRTDFHSMDFDVILAAVEAGLGVALVPPLAFAYDLPGVAIREVADLELNRLTWAAIRRGSGETPGIHAVLASLRTHSAAVVARLPGPRN, encoded by the coding sequence ATGCTGAATGTGAACCGTCTCAAGATGCTGCGTGATGTGGCGGCTCGCGGCACGATCGCTGCTGCCGCCGAGGGTCTGCTCATGTCCTCATCAGCCGTCTCACAGCAGATGGCCGTCTTGGAGCGTGAGGCCGGCGTCCCCCTGCTCGAGCGCCACGGCCGCGGTGTACGCCTGACCGATGCGGGCGTTCGCCTCGTCCACAACACCGAGCGGGTACTCGCCGCACTTGAGCAGGCCGAAGCCGATCTGGTGGACTCTTCACGGGGCATCGTCGGTCACCTGCGCGTGTCGGCCTTCCCCAGCGCGGCGCGTACGGTCCTCGTGCCGGCGCTCGTCGAGATCGGTGCCGCGCACCCCAACCTGCGCATCTCGATGGTCGACCTCGAGCCTGAGGAGGCCATCCCTGCCCTCAAGTCACGCGCCGTGGACGTGGCGCTGACCTACGAATGGGACCTGCTCCCCACACTCGAAGACGAGGGGGTCGAGCGCGAGCAGCTCTTCGGAGAGCGCGTCTACCTTGCCCTGCCTGTGGCCCATCCGGCCGCCGCCTCCAGCCAACCGGTGGCCCTTGCGACCCTGGCGGAAACCGAGTGGATCGTCGGCCGCGACTCCACCTCGATGCTCGAGTTCGTGCAGTCGGCCACGCGGCGCGTCGGGTTCGAGCCGCGCACCGATTTCCACTCGATGGACTTCGATGTCATCCTCGCGGCCGTCGAAGCCGGGCTGGGGGTAGCGCTGGTGCCTCCCCTCGCGTTCGCCTACGACCTGCCCGGGGTGGCTATTCGCGAGGTCGCCGACTTGGAGCTGAACCGCCTCACGTGGGCGGCCATCAGGAGAGGTTCCGGCGAGACACCGGGCATCCACGCCGTGCTGGCATCACTGCGCACGCATTCGGCCGCCGTGGTCGCACGGCTACCGGGACCAAGGAACTGA
- a CDS encoding NAD(P)H-binding protein — MRILVVGAAGRTGRHVVEQALGHGHEVRAFTHSAPLDIVHPRLQVVTGDARSFDEIEPAVAGCDAVVFAVGSGGGRDVRVYSEGIANVLHAMASHEVDRLVAVSAAGAFARTDRRMSAGFRLMIATVLKPVYDDMERMEQRIAASGVDWTVVRPVGLSDGSLTGRYRLSLDGSLLPKSTRVARADVAALALKAVETGSFSRSTLVIAD, encoded by the coding sequence ATGCGTATCCTTGTGGTTGGTGCGGCAGGCCGCACCGGACGGCACGTCGTTGAGCAGGCACTCGGTCACGGGCACGAGGTCCGGGCATTCACGCACTCCGCGCCCCTCGACATCGTGCACCCGAGGCTCCAAGTCGTGACCGGCGACGCCAGGTCCTTCGACGAGATCGAACCCGCAGTCGCGGGCTGTGACGCAGTGGTCTTCGCGGTGGGCTCGGGCGGTGGACGAGACGTGCGCGTCTACTCTGAGGGTATCGCCAACGTGCTGCACGCGATGGCCAGCCACGAGGTGGACCGGCTGGTCGCGGTGAGTGCGGCCGGCGCGTTCGCTCGAACGGACCGGCGCATGTCAGCCGGCTTCCGGCTCATGATCGCCACGGTGCTCAAGCCCGTGTACGACGACATGGAGCGCATGGAGCAGCGCATCGCGGCAAGCGGGGTCGACTGGACGGTCGTGCGCCCTGTGGGCCTGAGCGACGGTTCACTGACCGGGCGCTACCGGCTGTCGCTGGACGGCTCGCTGCTGCCCAAGTCGACGCGCGTGGCTCGGGCCGACGTCGCGGCGCTCGCGCTCAAGGCGGTCGAGACGGGTTCGTTCTCGCGCTCAACGCTCGTGATCGCGGACTGA
- a CDS encoding heavy metal translocating P-type ATPase: protein MPADTTYRVRTLSVQGMHCGACEKLVTGNARAIEGVIDASADAEAGTLTVTLDHDVSPDALVDAIVAAGFTPGDPLVLEEGAEQAPRADAIEAPVPVTPVLDAPYTPVIESAAQPAVVPAASAEPEFEELTFAVGGMTCASCSALIEKALPKTDGVESANVNLATEKLVARFDPAKVDAVAIAEAVAKLGYTATPLTAKKSASGTVTGKVTLSLTGMHCASCSALIEKALMAMPGVQGANVNLAIETGTVEFDPTVIGIDDLIAAVKLAGYSATVKVDTIPGSSGEDVAAEAHASAYAAEKRMFIFSLALSLPLLFIAMVPPFMMAVPLAVSEFLANTVGGAWDPMMVGKYLMFLLATPVQFIAGARFYRGAWGALKQKSGNMDTLIAVGTSAAYFYSLAATFVPSLAMEPVFYETSALLITFVLLGKLLEARAKGRTGDAIKKLMGLAAKTARVVRGGEEIDVAIEQVVVGDLIVVRPGEKVPVDGVVVTGTSAVDESMLTGESIPVEKGVGDTVIGATMNKLGSFRFRATKVGSDTALAQIVKLVEDAQGSKAPVQRFADRISAVFVPAVLAVALATFLAWLFVVPNFVDPDFYMMITPFVKALLTGVSVVVIACPCALGLATPTAIMVGTGKGAENGILIKSGEALETAYKIDAIVFDKTGTLTHGKPVVTDIELAEGHDATRMFTLAAALERNSEHPLAEAVVARAKADGIDVPAVEGFEAVPGHGVVGTVMDRRVAFGNRKLMVREGIDIAAFESRIHALEGEGKTVMLVGVEGAKLAGMVAVADTLKESSAEAVARLGKIGVDVYMITGDNRRTAEAIAAQAGIAPDHVLAEVLPEHKADEVTKLQAAGKTVAMVGDGINDTPALAAADVGIAMGAGTDVAMETGGIVLIKNDLRDVVTAIELSRATMRKIKQNFVWALGYNTLGIPVAALGLLKPELAGAAMALSSVSVVTSSLLLRRFKPSLTKTTN, encoded by the coding sequence GTGCCTGCTGATACCACCTATCGCGTCCGTACGCTGTCCGTTCAGGGCATGCACTGCGGCGCGTGCGAAAAGCTCGTGACCGGCAACGCGCGTGCGATCGAGGGTGTCATCGACGCCTCGGCCGACGCCGAAGCAGGAACGCTCACCGTGACGCTCGACCATGACGTGTCCCCTGACGCGCTCGTCGATGCCATCGTGGCTGCGGGGTTCACGCCCGGCGACCCGCTGGTCCTCGAAGAGGGCGCGGAGCAGGCACCTCGGGCGGATGCCATCGAGGCACCGGTCCCCGTGACCCCTGTGCTCGATGCGCCCTATACGCCCGTCATCGAATCGGCGGCGCAGCCCGCGGTGGTGCCGGCCGCTTCGGCCGAACCGGAGTTCGAAGAGCTCACCTTCGCAGTCGGCGGCATGACCTGCGCCAGCTGCTCGGCGCTCATCGAGAAGGCGCTGCCCAAGACCGACGGCGTCGAGAGCGCGAACGTGAACCTCGCCACGGAGAAGCTCGTCGCCCGCTTCGACCCCGCGAAGGTCGATGCGGTGGCGATCGCTGAAGCGGTGGCGAAGCTGGGGTACACGGCCACGCCGCTCACCGCGAAGAAGTCCGCGTCCGGGACGGTGACCGGCAAGGTCACGCTGTCGCTCACGGGCATGCACTGCGCCAGCTGTTCAGCGCTGATCGAGAAGGCGCTCATGGCGATGCCCGGAGTCCAGGGCGCCAACGTGAACCTGGCCATCGAGACGGGCACGGTCGAGTTCGACCCTACCGTCATCGGAATCGACGATCTGATCGCGGCGGTCAAGCTCGCGGGCTACAGCGCCACCGTCAAGGTCGACACGATTCCTGGCTCGTCCGGCGAGGATGTCGCCGCCGAGGCGCATGCCAGCGCCTACGCTGCCGAGAAGCGCATGTTCATCTTCTCGCTCGCACTGTCGCTCCCGCTGCTCTTCATCGCCATGGTGCCGCCGTTCATGATGGCGGTGCCGCTCGCGGTCTCTGAGTTCCTGGCCAACACCGTCGGCGGCGCCTGGGATCCGATGATGGTCGGCAAGTACCTGATGTTCCTGCTGGCCACCCCGGTTCAGTTCATCGCCGGAGCGCGCTTCTACCGCGGCGCCTGGGGCGCCTTGAAGCAGAAGTCCGGCAACATGGACACACTCATCGCGGTGGGCACGTCGGCCGCATACTTCTACTCGCTTGCGGCGACGTTCGTGCCGTCGCTTGCGATGGAGCCCGTCTTCTACGAGACGTCGGCGCTGCTCATCACCTTCGTGCTCTTGGGCAAGTTGCTCGAGGCCAGGGCGAAGGGTCGCACCGGCGACGCCATCAAGAAGCTCATGGGCCTCGCGGCCAAGACGGCGCGCGTGGTGCGTGGCGGCGAAGAGATCGATGTGGCCATCGAGCAGGTGGTCGTCGGCGACCTCATCGTGGTGCGCCCCGGCGAGAAGGTTCCGGTTGACGGTGTCGTGGTCACAGGCACCTCCGCTGTGGACGAGTCGATGCTCACCGGCGAGTCTATTCCGGTTGAGAAGGGCGTCGGAGACACCGTCATCGGCGCCACGATGAACAAGCTCGGCAGCTTCCGGTTCCGAGCAACCAAGGTCGGTTCGGACACCGCGCTGGCTCAGATCGTGAAGCTGGTCGAGGACGCACAGGGCTCCAAGGCGCCCGTACAGCGTTTCGCCGACCGCATAAGCGCTGTCTTCGTGCCCGCCGTGCTCGCCGTGGCGCTCGCGACGTTCCTCGCATGGCTGTTCGTCGTCCCGAACTTCGTGGACCCTGACTTCTACATGATGATCACCCCGTTCGTGAAGGCACTGCTGACCGGTGTCTCGGTCGTCGTCATCGCCTGCCCGTGCGCGTTGGGTCTGGCAACACCGACGGCGATCATGGTCGGCACCGGCAAGGGTGCTGAGAACGGCATCCTCATCAAGAGCGGCGAAGCACTCGAGACCGCCTACAAGATCGATGCGATCGTGTTCGACAAGACCGGAACGCTGACTCACGGTAAGCCCGTGGTCACCGACATCGAGCTCGCCGAAGGGCACGACGCCACGCGGATGTTCACGCTGGCCGCCGCGCTCGAGCGCAACTCCGAGCACCCGCTTGCCGAGGCTGTCGTCGCACGGGCGAAGGCCGACGGGATTGACGTGCCCGCAGTCGAAGGGTTCGAGGCTGTTCCCGGTCACGGGGTCGTCGGCACCGTGATGGACCGACGTGTGGCGTTCGGCAACCGCAAGCTCATGGTTCGCGAGGGCATCGACATCGCCGCCTTCGAGTCGCGCATCCACGCGCTGGAGGGCGAGGGCAAGACCGTCATGCTCGTTGGGGTCGAGGGCGCGAAGCTCGCCGGAATGGTGGCCGTGGCAGACACGCTGAAGGAGAGTTCGGCCGAAGCGGTCGCGCGCCTGGGCAAGATCGGCGTCGACGTCTACATGATCACCGGAGACAACCGCCGGACCGCCGAAGCGATCGCCGCTCAGGCCGGCATCGCACCCGACCACGTGCTGGCCGAGGTGCTCCCGGAGCACAAAGCCGACGAGGTCACCAAGCTGCAGGCGGCCGGAAAGACGGTCGCCATGGTGGGCGACGGCATCAATGACACTCCTGCACTTGCGGCTGCCGATGTCGGCATCGCCATGGGTGCCGGTACCGACGTCGCCATGGAGACCGGCGGCATCGTGCTCATCAAGAACGACCTTCGTGACGTGGTGACGGCGATCGAGCTGTCGCGCGCGACGATGCGCAAGATCAAGCAGAACTTCGTGTGGGCGCTTGGCTACAACACGCTGGGCATCCCCGTAGCGGCCTTGGGGCTCCTTAAGCCCGAGCTTGCGGGTGCGGCGATGGCGCTTTCCAGCGTCAGCGTCGTGACGAGCTCACTGCTCCTGCGCCGCTTCAAGCCCAGCCTGACCAAGACCACTAACTAG
- a CDS encoding cupredoxin domain-containing protein: MASQTTTSGTARYVIIAIVIVTAFFGAYRFASARSVQAADAASSQGLTPAATATDPSATPGCACCGSTAPTANGITGDPVEGVATVDGSVQRIEIDLSKGYYDPNVIVLEAGVPAEITFGQSSGCTAQVMSKDLNFFEDLTAGPVTVKLAALDAGEYTFACGMEMVFGKIVVR; encoded by the coding sequence ATGGCAAGCCAAACCACCACCAGCGGAACCGCTCGCTACGTCATCATCGCGATCGTCATCGTGACCGCGTTCTTCGGTGCCTACCGGTTCGCGTCGGCCCGGTCGGTCCAGGCCGCGGATGCAGCTTCTTCTCAAGGATTGACCCCTGCGGCGACGGCGACGGACCCCTCGGCCACGCCCGGATGCGCCTGCTGCGGCTCGACCGCACCGACGGCCAACGGCATCACCGGCGACCCCGTCGAGGGCGTCGCTACCGTTGACGGATCCGTCCAGCGCATCGAGATCGACCTGTCCAAGGGCTACTACGACCCGAACGTCATCGTGCTCGAAGCGGGCGTGCCTGCCGAGATCACCTTTGGGCAGTCGTCCGGCTGCACCGCACAGGTTATGAGCAAGGACCTCAACTTCTTCGAGGACCTCACCGCCGGACCGGTCACCGTGAAGCTCGCCGCCCTCGATGCGGGCGAGTACACCTTCGCGTGCGGCATGGAGATGGTGTTCGGCAAGATCGTTGTGAGGTAG
- a CDS encoding sulfite exporter TauE/SafE family protein, which produces MEFPYIVSMLVLGLGTSLHCVSMCGPLVLTYAVKADEDGPWYRRLTPNFAYQGAKIVSYMLVGLLLGALGAFINFDALRPYVMYLAGAFMIVLGLGMTGKVRWAARFNPRPPRFVMTALMKLRRKANSDAEAGEGTLATPVMFGLLTGLLPCGPLMAAQVTAAASGSAATGALGMAAFGLGTAPLMIAFGTAGSMIPRVWKERMMMVLAVGVIIFGLVFINRGLMLTGAPVNFNSVKAAVLGGPIADAGEYTKGADGVVEIPLVIENVQFVPAAIQIPADTPVRIMVDRREDSACSDQVALPQLGVLVDVAPFAVTAVELPAAKAGTYTLTCGMGMMSGQLIVGGGGGGASGASPLLWLLAAGIAAGAALWVANRRDRRLASPSGASIGPNGSAQHARSAPAQTEQPSGFLGFNPTEVIIIAVAIGAAIFAGMALGGMFN; this is translated from the coding sequence GTGGAGTTTCCCTACATCGTTTCGATGCTCGTGCTTGGCCTTGGCACCAGTCTTCACTGTGTGTCGATGTGCGGCCCGCTCGTTCTCACCTATGCCGTCAAGGCTGATGAGGATGGTCCGTGGTACCGCCGGCTGACCCCGAACTTCGCCTACCAAGGCGCGAAGATCGTGAGCTACATGCTCGTCGGTCTGTTGCTCGGCGCCCTGGGCGCATTCATCAACTTTGATGCTCTGCGTCCCTACGTCATGTACCTGGCGGGCGCGTTCATGATCGTGCTCGGCCTGGGGATGACCGGCAAGGTCCGGTGGGCAGCCCGCTTCAATCCGCGTCCGCCCAGGTTCGTGATGACCGCGCTCATGAAGCTGCGCCGCAAGGCCAACTCGGACGCTGAGGCCGGCGAGGGCACCCTGGCCACTCCGGTCATGTTCGGTCTGCTGACCGGACTGCTGCCGTGTGGCCCGCTCATGGCCGCCCAAGTCACCGCTGCCGCGTCGGGCAGCGCCGCCACCGGAGCGCTCGGAATGGCGGCCTTCGGACTGGGCACCGCACCGCTGATGATCGCCTTCGGCACCGCCGGATCGATGATCCCGCGGGTGTGGAAGGAACGCATGATGATGGTGCTCGCCGTCGGCGTCATCATCTTCGGGCTCGTCTTCATCAACCGTGGGCTCATGCTCACGGGGGCGCCGGTGAACTTCAACAGCGTGAAGGCCGCGGTGCTCGGTGGGCCCATCGCTGACGCGGGCGAGTATACGAAGGGCGCCGACGGCGTCGTCGAGATACCGCTCGTCATCGAGAACGTCCAGTTCGTGCCGGCGGCCATACAGATTCCGGCAGACACCCCCGTGCGGATCATGGTCGATCGGCGCGAGGACTCGGCGTGCTCCGATCAAGTCGCGTTGCCGCAGCTCGGCGTGCTTGTTGACGTCGCTCCGTTCGCGGTCACGGCCGTCGAGCTTCCGGCTGCCAAGGCGGGAACCTACACACTCACCTGCGGTATGGGCATGATGTCGGGCCAGCTCATCGTTGGCGGCGGTGGCGGTGGCGCAAGCGGCGCCTCTCCGTTGCTGTGGCTGCTCGCGGCCGGCATCGCCGCCGGAGCTGCGCTGTGGGTCGCGAACCGTCGCGACCGGCGTCTCGCCTCCCCGTCGGGTGCATCGATCGGCCCTAACGGATCCGCTCAGCACGCACGATCGGCTCCGGCTCAGACCGAGCAGCCCTCGGGCTTTCTCGGATTCAACCCGACTGAAGTGATCATCATCGCTGTCGCCATCGGGGCGGCCATCTTCGCCGGCATGGCGCTCGGCGGAATGTTCAACTAA
- a CDS encoding energy-coupling factor ABC transporter permease, with protein MHMADALLSPAVGATMWAATAVTTVYCAKKVREENDAARIPLMGVAGAFIFASQMLNFTIPGTGSSGHLGGGLILAILLGPHAAFIVMASVLTVQALFFGDGGLLALGSNIFNLGFFPAFVAYPFIYKPIAGDATSKFRVVSGAIIAAVAALQLGSFAVVLQTLFSGISALPFTAFLALMQPIHLAIGIVEGFVTGAVVFFVSIAQPELLTRTSNRDSVAGLRLRTVIVGLAIAAVVAGGLLSWFASPYSDGLEWSIEKVAGTAELEAPAGVHAALAEFQGLTAVLPDYAFPTDGAQTEEVGAASGSAVDVGTTTSGLVGAGAVLLIAVGAGFALRRRKGGPPADPAAS; from the coding sequence ATGCACATGGCAGACGCACTGCTTTCACCCGCTGTCGGCGCCACCATGTGGGCCGCCACCGCCGTCACGACGGTCTACTGCGCCAAGAAAGTGAGGGAGGAGAACGACGCGGCCCGCATCCCGCTCATGGGAGTCGCCGGCGCCTTCATCTTCGCATCGCAGATGTTGAACTTCACGATTCCGGGCACGGGGTCGAGCGGGCATCTCGGGGGCGGACTGATACTGGCCATTCTGCTGGGACCCCACGCAGCGTTCATCGTGATGGCTTCGGTACTCACCGTCCAAGCGCTCTTCTTCGGTGACGGCGGGTTGCTCGCTCTCGGGTCCAACATCTTCAACCTCGGGTTCTTCCCGGCGTTCGTCGCCTACCCGTTCATCTACAAGCCCATCGCGGGGGATGCGACGAGCAAGTTCCGCGTGGTCAGCGGCGCCATCATCGCGGCGGTCGCGGCGCTGCAGCTCGGGTCGTTCGCCGTGGTCCTTCAGACGCTGTTTTCGGGGATCAGCGCGCTACCGTTCACGGCGTTTCTCGCGCTCATGCAGCCCATCCATCTCGCGATCGGTATCGTTGAGGGGTTCGTCACCGGCGCGGTCGTGTTCTTCGTGTCGATTGCTCAGCCTGAGCTACTTACCCGCACGTCGAATCGCGACTCCGTGGCCGGACTGAGACTTCGGACGGTGATCGTCGGCCTGGCGATCGCGGCCGTGGTAGCCGGCGGCCTTCTCTCGTGGTTCGCATCGCCGTACTCGGACGGTCTTGAGTGGTCGATCGAGAAGGTTGCCGGAACCGCAGAGCTTGAGGCGCCGGCCGGTGTCCACGCCGCCCTCGCTGAGTTCCAAGGGCTCACCGCCGTGCTGCCGGACTACGCGTTTCCCACCGACGGCGCGCAGACCGAAGAAGTGGGCGCTGCGAGCGGGTCGGCCGTGGATGTGGGCACCACTACGTCGGGTCTGGTGGGTGCCGGGGCCGTGCTGCTGATCGCCGTCGGCGCCGGGTTCGCCCTGCGCCGACGCAAGGGCGGGCCACCTGCGGACCCGGCGGCGTCCTAG
- the nikR gene encoding nickel-responsive transcriptional regulator NikR, translating to MSEIVRFGVSTDERLLERFDALIAQKGYVNRSEAVRDLIRNALVEEQWSGGEGEAVGTVTLVYDHHSTDLADKLTEHQHSHHEEVISTLHIHLDSHNCLEVAVLRGSVDVIKHIADGLIGTKGVKHGKFVATTTGDDLV from the coding sequence ATGTCGGAGATAGTGCGTTTCGGAGTTTCGACCGATGAGCGGCTGTTGGAGCGATTCGACGCGCTCATCGCCCAGAAGGGATACGTCAACCGCTCTGAAGCGGTGCGCGACCTGATTCGCAATGCGCTCGTCGAGGAGCAGTGGAGCGGCGGCGAGGGTGAGGCGGTCGGAACGGTGACGTTGGTCTACGACCACCACTCCACCGATCTGGCCGACAAGCTCACCGAGCACCAACACTCACACCACGAAGAGGTCATCTCCACGCTCCACATCCACCTCGACTCCCACAACTGCTTGGAGGTCGCGGTGCTTCGGGGCTCCGTGGATGTCATCAAGCACATCGCTGACGGGTTGATCGGTACCAAGGGTGTCAAGCACGGCAAGTTCGTGGCCACCACCACCGGCGACGACCTGGTCTAG